The following DNA comes from Nocardioides panzhihuensis.
ACTGCGACGTGAGGGACTTCGTGATCGACCTGCCGGGAAGATCTGTCAGGGCTCGTATCTATCGTCCCAAGGGGGCTGTCGGAAGCCTGCCCGGCGTCGTCTACTTTCACGGCGGTGGGTTCGTCAGGGGCAGCCTTGAATCGCACGACGTGCTTTGCCGGGAGTTGAGCGTACGAGGCGGGTTCAGCCTGGTCTCTGTCGACTTCAGGCTGGCGCCCGAGAACGTCTTCCCGCGGGCTCACGCCGACGCGATGGACTCGTTCCGCTGGGTGTCGGATCATGCTGGCGAGCTGAACATACGACGAGACGCGTTGGCGGTTGCCGGCGACTCAGCGGGAGCGATGCTCGCAGCGGCGACAGCAGTACGCGTTCAAGAGCGCACACCTGTGCGGGCGCAAGGTCTTCTTTGTCCGGTGCTCGATGTAACCCTTACCAATGACTCCGTTGTGCGAAACGAACAGGCGCCGTTGTTGTCGCGCCAGGTCCTGGCATGGTGTATTGACCAGTACTTCCCGGATGTGGAGACGCGACAGTCTGCGGCCGCATCGCCGTTGATGAGGCCGAGCCTCGCGGACGCCCCTCCTGCGTTCATTCTCAGTTCGGAGATCGACCCTGTCGCTGATGATGCTCGGCAGTACTCTGCCAAGCTGGAGAAATTTGGCGTCGGATCTGAACATCAGGAGTTCGCAGGGATGCCTCACAGCTTCTTTCTCCTTGCCGGCGTGCTTGAACCGGGCGAGCGCGCCATCCTCACTTTCGCGGAGAAGTTGTCCGGCCTACTCCGGTAGAGGTGGCTCGCCAGTCGCCTTGGCCGAAGTCAACGGCCTGGAATCGACATACTGTTGACGATGATCCACTGAACGTCTATTCTTCTGGTCACGCTTGACTTCCAATCTCTTGAGGAGACGCGATGAGTACGCTTACCAATCGGCACTATCGGTTGCGCAGTCGACCAACCGGCGAAGTAACGGCCGAGAATCTGGAGTGGACCGAAGAGCCGGTGCCTGAGATTGCGGAGGGGCAGGCTCTGATCCGCACGCACTACCTATCGGTGGACCCCACAAATCGGGTGTGGATGAGCGAGATGCGCTCTTACATTCCTCCGGTAGAGCTGAACGCGGTCATGCGGGGTGCGGGTGTGGGGCAGGTCGTTG
Coding sequences within:
- a CDS encoding alpha/beta hydrolase, with amino-acid sequence MGTLDPQVVDLLATLSKAPPAQPWDVPIASYRAAGEKFVALAGAPNPHCDVRDFVIDLPGRSVRARIYRPKGAVGSLPGVVYFHGGGFVRGSLESHDVLCRELSVRGGFSLVSVDFRLAPENVFPRAHADAMDSFRWVSDHAGELNIRRDALAVAGDSAGAMLAAATAVRVQERTPVRAQGLLCPVLDVTLTNDSVVRNEQAPLLSRQVLAWCIDQYFPDVETRQSAAASPLMRPSLADAPPAFILSSEIDPVADDARQYSAKLEKFGVGSEHQEFAGMPHSFFLLAGVLEPGERAILTFAEKLSGLLR